In a genomic window of Shouchella clausii:
- the pepT gene encoding peptidase T, whose protein sequence is MKQEIIDRFTRYAKVDTQSTEASNTVPTTEGQLELGRILVEELKALGLTEVTMDDNGYVMATLESNTNKEVPTIGFLAHLDTATEFTGKNVNPQVHEYNGGDIELGHGYVLSPKQFPELAGYEGHTLITTDGTTLLGADDKAGIAEIMTAMDYLIKHPEIEHGKIRVAFTPDEEIGRGPAHFDVDAFGAAFAYTLDGGPLGQFQYESFNAAAAKVSFYGVSTHPGTAKNKMVNAIKRAIEFHSQLPANEAPEFTEGYEGFYHLLSMEGNADFAELHYIIRDFDRQQFANRKAKLEAIAWEMQEKHGKGKVSIELRDQYYNMREKIEPQKEIVEVALEAMEKLGIEPKVGPIRGGTDGSQLSYKGLPTPNIFTGGENYHGRYEYVSVDNMEKAVQVIVNIANLVAQRAK, encoded by the coding sequence ATGAAACAAGAAATCATTGACCGCTTTACTCGCTATGCCAAAGTGGACACACAATCAACAGAGGCGAGCAATACTGTTCCGACAACAGAAGGACAATTGGAACTAGGCCGCATCCTTGTAGAAGAGTTGAAAGCGCTTGGCTTAACAGAAGTGACGATGGATGATAATGGCTATGTGATGGCGACATTGGAAAGCAATACAAATAAGGAAGTCCCGACTATTGGCTTTCTTGCTCATCTTGATACGGCAACGGAATTTACAGGCAAAAACGTCAATCCGCAAGTGCACGAGTACAACGGCGGCGATATTGAGCTTGGCCATGGCTACGTGCTCTCGCCTAAGCAATTTCCAGAATTAGCAGGGTACGAAGGCCATACATTGATTACCACAGACGGAACCACGTTGCTTGGCGCCGACGACAAAGCCGGAATTGCCGAGATAATGACAGCGATGGATTATTTGATCAAGCACCCAGAAATAGAGCATGGGAAGATTCGTGTTGCCTTTACGCCTGATGAGGAAATTGGACGTGGACCGGCCCATTTTGATGTTGACGCTTTTGGGGCTGCCTTTGCTTATACGCTTGATGGCGGACCTTTAGGTCAATTCCAATATGAGAGTTTCAATGCGGCGGCAGCAAAAGTCAGCTTTTATGGCGTTAGCACCCATCCAGGAACAGCCAAAAATAAAATGGTGAATGCGATCAAACGGGCGATCGAATTCCATTCACAGCTTCCAGCGAACGAAGCGCCAGAATTCACGGAAGGCTATGAAGGCTTTTACCACTTGCTTTCAATGGAAGGCAATGCTGATTTTGCTGAACTCCACTATATTATTCGTGATTTTGACCGTCAGCAATTTGCAAATAGAAAAGCAAAATTGGAGGCCATTGCCTGGGAAATGCAAGAAAAGCATGGAAAGGGAAAAGTATCCATCGAGCTTCGTGACCAATATTACAATATGCGTGAAAAAATAGAGCCACAGAAGGAAATAGTCGAGGTTGCGTTGGAGGCGATGGAGAAGCTTGGCATTGAGCCGAAAGTAGGGCCGATTCGTGGCGGTACCGATGGCTCTCAACTTTCTTATAAAGGGTTGCCTACACCGAACATTTTTACTGGAGGGGAAAACTACCACGGCCGCTATGAATATGTGTCAGTAGACAATATGGAAAAAGCAGTCCAAGTGATTGTCAATATCGCCAATCTTGTTGCTCAGCGGGCAAAATAG
- a CDS encoding PTS transporter subunit EIIC — translation MSVFFEKAQRFGKSFMLPIAVLPAAGLLLGIGGALSNPNTLVAYPFLDQPFLQGLFTIMSSAGNIVFANLPLLFAIGLAVGLARADKGTVGLAAVIGYFVMNATINAMLTITGTLAEDSLADVGQGMSVGIQTLETGVFGGVLVGIMAYVLHKRYYKIELPRFLGFFGGSRFIPIITSVAAMVLGVLLFYIWPFIQQGIFSLGSLVEMTGYIGTFLYGFILRLLGPFGLHHIFYMPFWTTSLGGSMIVDGTLVEGTQRIFFAQLADPSVTQFYEGTSRFMSGRFITMMFGLLGACLAIYHTAKPKNKKIVAGLLLSAGLTSFLTGITEPIEFSFLFIAPALYVVHAFFDGLAFMLAHIFSITIGQTFSGGFIDFILFGVLQGNDKTNWVFVPLIGIVWFFLYYFTFRFMIRKFNYKTPGREDEEITAQTVSGTERATAIVAALGAAANIKDVDACATRLRVSVHDGEKVDKDQFKATGAKGVIINGNGVQVIYGPEVTVIRNEVDELLGDK, via the coding sequence ATGAGTGTTTTCTTCGAAAAGGCACAACGGTTCGGAAAATCGTTTATGCTTCCCATCGCTGTTTTACCTGCCGCTGGTTTATTGTTAGGCATTGGCGGCGCTTTAAGCAACCCAAACACGCTTGTCGCCTATCCGTTTTTGGACCAGCCGTTTTTGCAAGGCTTGTTTACGATCATGAGCTCAGCAGGAAACATTGTCTTTGCTAATCTTCCGCTTTTATTTGCGATCGGCCTTGCTGTCGGTCTAGCGCGGGCCGATAAAGGCACCGTCGGCCTTGCCGCCGTTATCGGCTACTTTGTCATGAATGCGACGATTAATGCCATGCTAACGATTACCGGCACGCTCGCCGAGGACTCTCTTGCGGATGTCGGCCAAGGAATGAGCGTAGGCATTCAAACACTGGAAACAGGCGTTTTTGGCGGTGTGCTCGTCGGAATTATGGCGTATGTTCTCCATAAACGCTACTATAAAATTGAGCTTCCTCGCTTTCTTGGTTTCTTTGGCGGCTCCCGTTTTATTCCGATTATTACCTCTGTCGCTGCGATGGTTCTTGGTGTCCTATTGTTTTATATATGGCCATTTATTCAACAAGGCATTTTCTCGCTCGGTTCTTTAGTAGAAATGACCGGCTATATCGGAACATTTTTATACGGCTTTATTCTACGTTTGTTAGGGCCATTCGGCTTGCACCATATTTTTTACATGCCATTTTGGACAACAAGCCTTGGCGGCTCGATGATTGTCGATGGCACACTTGTCGAAGGCACACAGCGAATTTTCTTCGCACAGCTCGCTGATCCAAGCGTGACTCAATTCTACGAAGGAACGTCGCGCTTTATGTCCGGGCGTTTTATTACGATGATGTTCGGTTTGCTCGGTGCATGCTTAGCCATTTACCACACAGCAAAACCTAAAAACAAAAAGATCGTTGCTGGCCTTTTACTCTCAGCAGGGCTCACTTCCTTTTTGACAGGCATTACTGAGCCAATTGAGTTCTCATTCCTGTTCATTGCTCCTGCTCTTTATGTCGTCCATGCCTTTTTTGATGGTCTAGCCTTTATGCTCGCCCACATCTTTTCGATTACAATCGGGCAGACATTTTCTGGCGGCTTCATCGATTTTATTTTGTTCGGCGTGCTTCAAGGCAACGATAAAACCAATTGGGTGTTTGTCCCGCTTATTGGCATTGTCTGGTTTTTCCTTTACTATTTCACGTTCCGCTTTATGATTAGGAAATTCAATTACAAGACGCCAGGCCGAGAAGACGAGGAAATCACTGCACAAACTGTATCTGGCACAGAGAGGGCCACCGCCATCGTCGCTGCTCTCGGGGCTGCGGCAAACATTAAAGATGTTGATGCCTGCGCTACCCGCTTACGCGTTAGTGTCCATGATGGTGAGAAAGTCGATAAAGACCAATTCAAAGCAACAGGCGCCAAAGGTGTTATTATTAACGGCAATGGCGTACAAGTGATCTACGGACCGGAAGTGACGGTCATTCGCAATGAAGTTGATGAACTGTTAGGAGATAAATGA
- a CDS encoding N-acetylmannosamine-6-phosphate 2-epimerase, translating to MHAVLKKMKNKLVVSCQALEEEPLHSSFIMGRMALAAKQGGASGIRANSKEDILEIKSTVDLPVIGIVKRHYPGSDVYITATMTEVDELMEANVDMIAMDATKQKRPKQSLAEMVAAIRNKYPDVALMADVSTLEEAIEADRLGFDCISTTLVGYTAYTAGASASDNDFALLKEMAQSVKAPVIAEGKMNTPALAKGALKAGAHSVVVGGAITRPQQITKTFVEALQ from the coding sequence ATGCATGCTGTGTTAAAAAAAATGAAAAACAAACTGGTCGTTTCCTGCCAAGCATTAGAAGAAGAACCGCTCCATTCTTCCTTTATTATGGGGCGCATGGCTCTCGCCGCTAAACAAGGCGGCGCTTCAGGAATTCGTGCCAATTCGAAAGAAGACATACTTGAAATCAAATCAACAGTCGACTTGCCTGTCATCGGAATTGTGAAGCGCCATTATCCAGGAAGCGACGTTTATATTACGGCGACGATGACGGAAGTGGACGAATTAATGGAAGCCAACGTGGACATGATTGCCATGGATGCGACCAAACAAAAACGCCCTAAGCAATCGCTGGCGGAAATGGTAGCAGCAATCCGCAACAAGTATCCGGACGTTGCCCTTATGGCGGACGTCTCTACACTGGAAGAAGCAATCGAAGCAGACCGCCTTGGCTTTGACTGCATCTCGACCACATTAGTCGGCTATACCGCTTATACGGCAGGCGCGTCGGCGTCAGACAATGATTTTGCTCTTTTAAAAGAGATGGCCCAATCCGTTAAAGCGCCAGTCATCGCAGAAGGAAAAATGAACACTCCTGCCCTTGCCAAAGGTGCTCTTAAAGCAGGCGCCCATAGCGTTGTCGTCGGTGGAGCGATTACCCGCCCTCAGCAAATTACAAAGACGTTTGTGGAAGCCTTGCAGTAA
- a CDS encoding MurR/RpiR family transcriptional regulator produces the protein MLPMLQQIQVNYHALSAAEKRIADYVMSAPEELANIHIKDLAAKCSVSVATITRFCRKVGAANFVEFKMSVRDSIRTEEEGGELIAEMESIYKAIIGGSRELINQDDIVQAATLLENANRIEIYGIGSSGLSGQEMKFRLMRMGMRVDCHIDSHTMVMNASLLTAADVVLAISNSGHTVDIQEAVALAKENGATVILLTNHEHTPLSEMADLLLLSFSPKPFYARGFLNAQLSIVHVLDLISLVLAQNEERAEARRKTLHALSQLKKI, from the coding sequence ATGTTGCCAATGCTGCAACAAATCCAAGTGAATTATCATGCGCTCAGCGCTGCGGAGAAACGTATTGCTGATTATGTGATGAGCGCGCCAGAAGAACTTGCCAATATCCATATTAAAGACTTGGCGGCAAAATGCAGTGTTTCTGTAGCGACAATCACCCGTTTTTGCCGAAAAGTCGGAGCCGCCAATTTTGTTGAATTTAAAATGTCGGTGAGAGACAGCATTCGAACAGAAGAAGAGGGCGGAGAACTAATCGCTGAAATGGAGTCAATTTACAAAGCGATTATTGGCGGAAGTCGGGAACTGATAAATCAGGACGACATTGTCCAAGCGGCTACATTGCTTGAGAACGCGAACCGGATTGAAATTTATGGAATCGGTAGTTCAGGCTTGTCTGGTCAGGAAATGAAGTTTCGGCTAATGCGGATGGGGATGCGCGTTGACTGCCATATCGATTCCCATACAATGGTGATGAACGCCTCGCTTTTGACAGCGGCTGATGTGGTTCTCGCCATTTCAAATTCTGGCCATACCGTTGATATTCAGGAAGCGGTAGCGTTAGCAAAAGAAAATGGGGCAACGGTCATTTTGTTGACGAACCATGAACATACGCCATTAAGCGAAATGGCAGACTTGCTGCTATTAAGTTTCAGCCCTAAACCTTTTTACGCCCGTGGCTTTCTCAACGCCCAGCTCTCCATCGTCCACGTGCTTGATTTAATCAGCCTTGTACTCGCCCAAAATGAAGAACGAGCAGAAGCGCGCCGAAAAACACTTCACGCGCTCAGCCAATTAAAAAAGATCTAG
- a CDS encoding PadR family transcriptional regulator: protein MSVKYGILTLLFQQHRHGYELKLELDSLLGIKGKINPGQIYTTLDRLIRDQLVSSPGADEQERKLFTLEPAGEKELQKWLLEPVTYDSTKDDFFFKWSCARKIEFAQEKDMLEQQKALVIKEVMELTKLKTTFLLEGDENKYLLITGMLLHLEADLNWINQVANRSFS, encoded by the coding sequence GTGTCAGTTAAATATGGGATTTTAACTTTATTGTTCCAGCAACATCGCCATGGATATGAATTGAAATTGGAACTCGATTCGCTGTTGGGGATTAAAGGAAAGATCAATCCTGGCCAAATTTATACGACCCTTGATCGCTTAATTCGGGATCAACTCGTTTCCTCTCCTGGAGCGGATGAGCAGGAACGGAAATTATTCACGTTAGAGCCCGCCGGTGAAAAAGAGCTACAAAAATGGTTGCTGGAACCAGTAACGTACGATTCAACAAAAGATGATTTTTTCTTTAAATGGAGTTGTGCGCGGAAAATCGAATTTGCCCAAGAAAAGGACATGTTGGAACAACAAAAAGCATTAGTGATTAAAGAAGTAATGGAGTTAACGAAATTAAAAACAACGTTTTTGCTTGAAGGCGACGAAAACAAGTACTTATTAATTACAGGCATGTTGCTGCATTTAGAAGCAGATTTGAACTGGATCAACCAAGTCGCAAATCGGAGTTTTTCGTAA
- a CDS encoding ABC transporter permease translates to MLNTWRISWRNITHNKKRFCLTLLAIILGTSFVTAMLVADKTTNDVFDYYEQMYVGNADYWVLSDEHTYSEEMIAPIQNDPIVTHTLEALDKHAFFELEGDRSLNQRAVRITGVSDQNSPLLKLPVIDGELDNQGLVVPKNVANLLGVGVGDTIRLANMGEAQVSAIVEYTQLLASPNNWESAESSSFRIMAPLDLLRQWTGNDQDISYMRFQVQGDGKDLFQSFQQQFRDTDVFIEPVVADDLQSNDIGGLYTFFYLIAGLSMFISGFIVFNVIYTSVIERRKEFAIMKSLGYTQRAVSKLVLMEMLLLSLLGTAIGVPLGIWLGDVFMEVLLGVFEFDMVYTLNWQLPALTAIIIGVLFPIAFSLFPIYHAGKTSILLTLKMETETKQSSRRLWQRAVVGGALLCLGFFAHPVAYAAIIVGVILLLPMLLLGLNKIFKPILRQLFHYLGVMAANHISQQLNRNANTAAILAIGISVILLLGAVIKSAPEGFENDIRNTYGGDLKMTSEAPWTEEDRAKLLSYEEIEAVEPFTEATPITWETTGEESRQFSVLAVSEDGPVLFADPDEKGLLKQLKLNPSMLLGERAFKEWGGQIGEHIQMNTPNGRQSFEVVGVVQTSHYSGYVAFMDESHLQHEFGWTNSFDLLLTADRKAYDTIREQVWSDFGGQLSKVETVEDEIRSTTSAVSGMNELISVMLFMMIGLASIGTANTLVMNTMERITEIGTMRALGFTKQQVRKMIIAEGLLIGLSGVVIGMAIGVLLIFVTSQSELMEGFMSFQLPVGNMILAIIAGIGLSLCAAWISSHSASKMDIHSSLKEG, encoded by the coding sequence ATGCTAAATACCTGGCGAATTTCTTGGCGTAATATCACCCATAACAAGAAAAGGTTTTGCTTGACGTTGCTCGCTATTATACTAGGAACGTCTTTTGTAACGGCTATGCTAGTAGCTGATAAAACAACAAATGACGTCTTTGACTACTACGAGCAAATGTATGTCGGCAATGCCGATTACTGGGTATTAAGCGATGAACATACGTATTCTGAAGAAATGATTGCGCCCATCCAAAATGACCCAATTGTCACCCATACATTGGAAGCTCTCGACAAGCACGCTTTTTTTGAGCTTGAGGGCGACCGCTCTTTAAATCAACGGGCTGTAAGAATTACCGGAGTCAGTGACCAAAATAGCCCTTTGCTGAAATTGCCTGTCATAGATGGGGAACTAGACAATCAAGGATTGGTCGTACCAAAAAACGTTGCAAATCTTTTAGGGGTAGGGGTTGGCGACACGATTCGCCTAGCCAATATGGGAGAGGCGCAAGTCTCTGCGATCGTTGAGTATACGCAACTGCTGGCAAGCCCTAATAATTGGGAAAGCGCCGAGTCGTCTAGCTTTCGGATTATGGCGCCACTTGACTTATTAAGGCAGTGGACAGGAAACGACCAAGATATTTCCTATATGCGTTTTCAAGTGCAAGGCGACGGCAAGGATTTGTTTCAATCATTTCAGCAACAATTTCGTGATACTGATGTATTTATAGAGCCTGTAGTGGCAGATGACCTTCAAAGCAATGATATTGGCGGGCTTTATACATTCTTTTATTTAATCGCCGGCTTGTCGATGTTTATCAGTGGGTTTATTGTATTTAATGTGATTTATACGAGCGTCATTGAAAGAAGAAAAGAATTTGCGATTATGAAAAGCTTAGGGTATACACAGCGTGCTGTTTCTAAGCTCGTGCTTATGGAAATGCTGCTTTTGTCGTTGTTGGGCACGGCAATAGGCGTACCCCTTGGGATATGGCTCGGGGATGTATTCATGGAGGTTCTTCTAGGTGTTTTTGAATTTGATATGGTCTATACGCTAAACTGGCAGCTGCCAGCATTGACAGCGATCATCATTGGTGTGCTGTTCCCAATTGCTTTTTCTCTTTTCCCGATTTACCACGCCGGCAAGACGTCGATTTTATTGACGTTAAAAATGGAAACGGAAACGAAACAGTCATCGAGACGGTTGTGGCAACGGGCAGTAGTTGGCGGCGCACTTCTTTGCTTAGGATTTTTCGCCCATCCAGTCGCTTATGCTGCGATAATAGTTGGTGTTATTCTTTTGCTTCCTATGCTGTTACTAGGGTTGAACAAGATCTTTAAACCGATATTGAGACAGCTATTTCATTATCTAGGGGTTATGGCTGCCAACCATATAAGCCAGCAACTAAATCGCAATGCCAATACAGCGGCGATTCTTGCTATCGGTATTTCGGTTATTTTATTGCTTGGCGCTGTCATAAAATCTGCTCCTGAAGGGTTCGAGAACGACATTCGAAACACGTATGGCGGAGATTTGAAAATGACGTCTGAAGCGCCATGGACAGAGGAAGATCGCGCCAAATTGCTTTCTTATGAAGAGATTGAAGCGGTAGAGCCGTTTACAGAAGCAACGCCGATAACGTGGGAAACGACGGGCGAGGAAAGCAGGCAATTTTCGGTCCTTGCCGTCAGTGAAGATGGCCCTGTCTTATTTGCCGATCCCGATGAAAAAGGGCTTCTTAAGCAGTTAAAGCTGAACCCTTCTATGTTGCTTGGGGAGCGTGCCTTCAAAGAATGGGGAGGACAGATAGGCGAACACATACAAATGAACACGCCAAACGGCCGGCAATCTTTTGAAGTAGTTGGGGTCGTGCAGACATCCCACTATTCTGGCTATGTCGCTTTTATGGACGAGAGCCACCTTCAGCACGAATTTGGCTGGACCAATAGCTTTGATTTGTTGCTTACGGCTGATCGGAAAGCGTATGATACAATTCGAGAACAGGTATGGTCTGATTTTGGCGGGCAGCTTTCAAAAGTGGAAACGGTAGAAGATGAAATTCGCTCGACAACGTCAGCCGTTTCTGGCATGAATGAACTGATTTCTGTTATGTTGTTTATGATGATCGGATTAGCGAGTATTGGCACGGCGAATACGTTGGTGATGAATACAATGGAACGGATAACGGAGATTGGAACGATGCGTGCACTTGGCTTCACCAAGCAACAAGTTCGAAAGATGATCATTGCTGAAGGGCTCCTTATTGGTTTATCAGGCGTGGTGATCGGGATGGCTATTGGTGTACTATTGATTTTTGTCACCAGTCAATCTGAACTAATGGAAGGCTTTATGTCTTTTCAATTGCCTGTTGGCAATATGATCTTAGCTATCATTGCCGGAATTGGGCTAAGCCTGTGCGCAGCCTGGATATCTAGTCACAGTGCAAGTAAAATGGATATACACTCATCTCTTAAAGAAGGGTGA